The sequence ACACTCCTTTTAGGCTGAAGAGTGAGTATGCAGGATTTCAAAAATTATGAGTAGATGGAGCCTATGTGACGCTTACACAGATACTTACTTTTTAACGCACACACAATAACGGAAAAATGCGCCCCATAAACTTATGCTCATAGGGCGCGTTTGAATTCAGTACTCAGCACTATTTAACCATCTCAAACTTCACCGAAGGATTGAGCTTCCGCCTAGAAGTAATAGTCATCCGTGTAACAACATCCTCAAGCCTTTTTCCTTCAGAAGCCAACTTCCGCAAGTAAGGCTGAAAATCGCGAATGGCTGTCGCTGAATGAATAGTAAGCCTATGGAGCCCCCCGCGAAGCCTTAAATCCACGTCGTAAGCAGGCTCCCAACCGGGAGGAAGACGATTCATATCTCTCCATTCTCTTTCGTCGACCACTCTTCCCATATTCCAGCGTATAATTCTTATATTTGCAGGTATCAGCTTCGCTTCAATAGTACTCCCCAGATCCTTACCAAGGTACACAAAATTCTTCTTATAAATCTTCAAGTATCTCATATTTTCTCCAATACATATAAAAGGCAAGTCCCGAGACACAGAGCGTCAGGGCTTGCCATAATTTAGACAAAAAAAATCCTACCTCAGAATGAGATAGGTCATACCAACCACGACATTTGTTCCAATTAATCACAAACGGATACAACGTTCGCAAACCACCATTCCAGAAAAGCATCTCTTACTATCAAGATCTTCCGATTACCCGCCTTCAGGAAACATTTAGCGGGAATAGCTTCATGCTCAGGAATCGCCTTATTAGCTCGGAGATTTTGAATAGTACGCCACCTGATGGCTTTCCCTGTTAAATTGTCTAGTTCTGTTGCTGAGAATATTGGTGGAATTTCTCTTTTAAGCTGATCAAGAAGTTCTTCCATTTAAGTGCTCCTGATTTACATTGTTTGTTAGTCCAATATAAAATCAGGAAAGAATTTATTTTTTTATTTAGTATTTCTAAATTTGAAACAACTCTCGAAATTTTAATGCCCATTTTAATGCCATTTTAATGGGTACAATTTTACTGTTAAACCGCAGCATCTGAGACAATTTAATTCCGGTTATGGTAATATCTTATATTAATGATATACACACAAATATCTTTTTATACTAACTACTTATAATATAACTAGCGAAGAATACAACTAATTAATTCACAACAGGAGAACACAATGCGTCACAAACAGATAATTAGAGATAATAAATTTAATTCATTTAACATCAATACTGGCAAAAACAACGAATACAATTGCTATGGAGATATTTTAACAGTAATTGATGATAGATTTAAGTTAATGACTTCTACGTGTAGCAAGACACTCTTCATAAGATTTGATCTAAGGTTTCCAGAAAACTATTTACACGAAGTAAGCAACAGACACGTAGAACACCTTTACAAAATGATCATGGATAAAAGCCGCTATCATGATTATGGAGTCCAATATGTGTGGGGGAGAGAACAACCCTCAAAAGAAAGACATCAACATTATCACTGTATTGCCTTGATAAATGGTAACAAATGTCAAAACTACTATTCTTTCTTAAAAGGAGTAGAAAAATCATGGAATCATGTTCTTGGCGTGCAGAATGGAGAAGGCTTAGTTCACTTCTGTGATAAAGAGCAAAATGGAATCATAATTAAAAAACCTTCCAAAGCCTCTACGGGATCTCAACGTTTACACCAAGAAAGGCAGTTCCAAGAAACTCTCAACAGATGCTTCCACTGGGCTAGCTATCTGGCAAAGGAATGTCCACAAAATATAATACCACATGGAGTTCGTAGGTTCGGTGCATCACAGCTATGATGAACTAGTGTCATTAAAAAAAAATATTCGAGAGTTATTCTATAGAAAAATTAACACTTAACTTGGAAGGAATTCTTATGAATAACTCTACTAAAATTAAAATCTACACAGACGGCTCATGTCTTGGCAATCAATTCAAAGGTGCTGATGGTGGCTACGGTGCGCTAATTCATACACCGAACGAATCAATTGAACTAGCTCAAGGATACCGGACAACGACTAACAATCGTATGGAACTAAGAGCGGTTATAGCTGCTTTGTTAGTAATTCCCCCTGAAAGCGATGTCACGTTATACTCTGATTCCAAATACGTGATTGATGCCTTTGTGCAAGGATGGCTAAACAATTGGATTAAAAGTGGGTGGCGCAAAAGCAATCGAAAACCTGTTGAAAACCAGGATCTCTGGAAAGAACTCCTTGAAAACATTCACGGTCATAACATTCGTTGGGAATGGGTTAGAGGTCATAGCGGAAATCAGCTTAATGGATGCGCTGACATCCTTGCCCGCGTGGGTGCATCTGGCAACAACAAAATGTTTGACGATGTAGGATTAACCATTGCGACCGTAGTAAGCAGCTACTAAGCAGAATGCCCCTTTCTGGATTTGTCGTTCAGAAAGGGGCACAACATATTTTGTATTTATGAAATTACCACAATGTTAACGATGGACCTCGTCCCTCATATACATCAAGATAACCGACAGCATGATACTCACCGTCTAGAGAAGAGCCACCCTCACAAAAACTACAATCAATAGTGCCACTCACAGCAACAATCCTAGGCATACCAGCTTTAGTTATATCCTTTAAGTTTACTTCAGGTGTGCAGCTAGGGTTATTGAATTCAAATTTAGTACCAGCACTATTTATTTCCCCCTTCTCAAAGAAAGAACAAGTCGATCCATTTTCATTATTAGCATAAGCACCCCCTAAAATTCCTTTTTGGACATTTCCAAACAGTATCCTTTCATTCTTTTCATTTAGATACATTACAAAACGTGCTCTCCCATAATCGCTAGGAAATTCAAATGTATTAAATGCGTTAGCAATAATTTTTCTTTTCTTGCGCTTCGCTTCTTCTTTCTTGTCAAAATAACTAGACTGAATAGCGTGAAGAAGGTTGTAAGGAACCAATTCTTGGTTCTGGTACAATTGCTTCAGCATATAAGTGGGGTCCGAGTAGGTTTGCCCCGTATCTACAAAACTTTTGTACGCATCAGGAACACTAATATCTTCTATGATTAGATTGGGCTTAAGAGTTATTCCGGCATATATTAATTCAAAAGAATCATTCTGCTTAAGCTGAAACTGCAAGGTCAGTTGAAAAACAGGATCAGTGCCCATTACAATATCTTTAAGCACAGCAATTCCATTTGTGGTCAACGGATGATTAGGTGTGAGTAAGTCTATTTTTACAGGTATGTCTGCTGTAAAATTTACAACCTTACGTTTTAGTTCGGTTTCAAATTTAGACCAACTACGATTTTCGAGCCCCTTACAATTATCAAGGACATCTCCGATTGTGACACTTTGGTCAAAATTCATATATCCATTTTTAACAATTGAAATATCATCTCCTTTGCAGGAACAAAGCGAAAACACTACCAGCAAAAACAATAAACTCTGTAATAACCGAGACATAGACATCAACTCCTTTTAAAAATGTGTATATTCGTGTTGAGTTTGTGAAATAAAATGATACTAAGTTGCAAACACCACTAACACCTATCAGTGCCACTATTCAATATAAAATATAACCCAACATTGGTTTATATAAAGAAATTGTATACGAAGAAGAAAGTTATGATCCGCCGCTAACCATTCTGGACAGGATGGAAGAGCTTGAGCATGATATCCTAAAAAGACATGACAGAACTAAGGGGGATGCTAAATGAATAATCAAGAAGTGCGCTGGAAACAGCGTTTTCAAAATTTCAGCAGAGCTTTGGTTGAACTCAAAAGCGGGTGTGAACTGAAAAGCTACAGTAATCTTGAACGGTACGGTCTGATCAAGACATTTGAGTTCACTTTTGAATTGTCATGGAAGACCCTCAAGGATCTGCTCTTTTTTGAAGGGTTTGACTACAACAGTCCCAGAGCGGTTATTCGTGGCGCTTTTGAAGCCAAGTATATCAGTGAAAGAGATTGCGAGATGTTTCTTGAAGCTCTGACTAAAAGGAATCTACTGGTGTATGTGTACGAAGAAAAAGTTGCTCTTGAAGCTCAGGAATCAATCATAAATGAATATCTACCTCTATTGCTGAGAATCAGCGACACCCTAAGTAAGAAGCAGGAGAATCCAGTTGATTAATGACGGGATTGCCGAGCGGCATAAAAAGACGCTGTTTAAGATTCTGGCTGATTGCCCAAAGGTTAAGCAGGTAATTCTATTCGGCTCCAGAGCCATGGGAAGCTATACTACGCAATCAGATATTGATATTGCGCTAGTGGGTGATGAATTGACGCTTACAGATCAGACTAAGATTCTTGATGCGATTGAGCAGACTAATATTCCGCAGAAGGTAGATATTGTGTTGTGTAGAACTATTAGCAGCGATGAGCTTTTGAACCATATTGAAGAGTTTGGGGTTGAGTGGGATGTTTTTGTGGGGGTGAGGGGATGAGTATTAGAAACAATAGAACCCCTCAGACATTAATCCGAGGAGCTCCATTGCAATATGCGAGTACTATGCTTCTGCTAGGTATGAACAGAAAAAAAGGTATCCTATGCCGTAGGCGCACTACATGGCACAATTAACCTAGCTTCATTATGGGAATAAGGTTCTTGCCGAAAGGTAGTGTTCCCAATTCTGTGTCATTTCGTTAATCTAGCAAAAACGAGGAATGACACATGTCCGATTCATTTGATTTTGATGAGGCTGTTAAAGCTTTGCAGGCAGGCCATGATCTGCACGGCAAAGATGGAGTTCTTACTCCACTGATCAAGCACCTTACAGAGGCAGCTCTTAAAGCTGAATTAGACCTGCATTTGGAGAAGGAAAAAGAACCAAATCGCAAAAATGGTTCTACTCCTAAAAACGTAAAATCCAGCGCAGGCAATTTTGAATTAAACACGCCCCGCGATCGGGCTGGTAGTTTTGAGCCGCAGCTCGTTAAGAAAAATCAAACCAAGCTTACCGCAGAACTGGACCGCAAAATATTATCAATGTTTGCGTTGGGTATGAGCTATCAAGACATCAGTGCTCATGTTCATGAAATGTATGATCTTTCCCTTTCAAAGGCAACTATCAGCTCCGTAACCGACAAACTGATTCCAGAGCTCAAGGAATGGCAACAAAGGCCGCTAAATGCTGTTTATCCTTTCATCTGGCTTGATGCCATCCACTTCAAAGTCAAGGACGGCGGGCGTTTTGTAAGTAAAGCCGTCTACACGATTTTAGGCCTGTCCATTGAAGGTAAAAAAGAGCTGCTCGGTCTTTATTTGTCGGAAACTGAAGGGGCAAAATATTGGCTTTCAGTTCTAACAGACCTGCAAAATCGTGGGGTTAAAGATATTCTTATTGCCTGCGTTGACGGGCTGGCTGGATTTCCCGAAGCGATCGCAACTATTTATCCTGACACTAAAGTTCAACTTTGCGTAATTCATCAGCTTCGCAATTCTATGAAGTATGTCGCATCAAAAAATCAAAAGGCTTTTATGGCTGATTTAAAGCCTGTTTACAAAGCCGAAACAAAAGGGGCTGCGGAAAGAGCCCTTGATGAGTTAGAAGCCAAATGGGGCGACATCTACCCCATCGTGTTAAAATCATGGCGTAAAAAATGGGACAATATATCCATTTATTTCGACTATCCAGAAGATATTCGGAGGGTCATCTATACAACAAATGCTGTCGAAGCAGTACATCGTCAATTTCGCAAATTAACAAAAACGAAAGGGGCTTTTCCAAATGAAAACAGCTTGCTGAAATTACTCTATGCGGGCATGCTGAATGCTTCTAAGAAATGGACGATGCCCATTCAAAACTGGAACCTAACACTCTCTCAACTGGCAATCCATTTTGAAGGACGCCTTGATGAAGTCCTGGATATTTAAATTGGGGCTGACACAGAATTTTGAACACCCTCTGCCGAAATCTTGAGACGGTATTTTTCTGTCATCTACATACATTTCAAATTTTAAGACTTTGATCCTGCCACACTTTTCTGGACAGTTAGTTAAGCCACAAAAATATTTTCCTGACAGTTGATTTCAAATTCAGCAGGTGACTTCCAGCCATTGCTGGAATGACGTCTTCTGCGATTGTAGTAGGCCTCAATATATTGAAATAGAGCAATTTCTGCTTCATGTTCGTCTAAAAATCTTCTGTGATAGACCATTTGCGTTTTCAAAGTGTGGAAAAAGGAATCAGCAACAGCATTATCCCAGCAGTTGCCCCTTCGGCTCATACTTTGGATGCAGCCATGTTTCACGAGCTGTGTTCTGAATTCCCGACTAACATATTGAACTCCTTGGTCGCTATGAACCATTAATCCCTTAGCTGGCCTGCGCCGGACCAAAGCCTTATTGAAAGCGCGAATAACTGAACTTCTTTCCAGAGAATCACTTAAATCCCATCCAACAACAATCCGTGAAAATAAGTCTATAAAAACTGTAAGATAGAACCATTTTCTGCCTACTTTTATGTACGTGATATCTGTTGCCCAAACTGCGTTCGGTCTGGATACGGAAAACTGACGATTCAGCAGGTTGGGTGCGGCTGTTTCCTTGTGAGAGGAATCAGTGGTAACCACAAATTTTCGTACAGTTTTACACTGAAGCCCCATGGCCTTCATCTTTCTTGCAACTCGTGTTCGGCTGACTTTGCCGAACCTTTCCTCAGCTTGTAAATCTGCGGTGATCATAGGGCTTCCTGCCATTTGACCATGCTCAAAGTAAAGTTCACGAATACGACTCTTCAACATCTTATTTTCAATGAATCTCTTTGATTTAGGCCTTGAGAACCAACTATAAAAACCGCTCCGAGATACTTCTAGGGTTCGGCACATCTTCTTCACCGGAAAAATAGAGCGGTTCGCTTTCATGAATTGAAATTTAATTTCGGTGCTCTGCTGAAGATGGCCAATGCTTTTTTTAGGATATCACGCTCTGTTTCAGCGTTACGTAGCTTCTTTTCCAGCTCTTTTATTCTGCGTTTTTCATCGGTTAAAATTTCGTTTCCCTGCCCAGAAAAGGCAACTCCTCCGTTACGAGAGTACTCGCGTCGCCAGCGATAAAGTATGGCGTAAGAAATTCCAAGGCTTTCTGCTACTTCAGTATGTGTACGAGACGGATCTTCACTTAAAAGGACTGCATTGCGTTTGAACTCTGGATCATAAGTTCGACGTTTGGAATTAGTCATTTGCTTCTCCTGTTAAAGTCAGGATAGCGGCTTAACCGTGTGTCCACAATATTGTAGCAGGATCACTTTGGAAAATTGCAATTTGGCGAGGTTTCGCTCTTGTACTAAAAAAATAATTTTAGAAGGAATTGCTTTTTTACCAATATTAAAATTAATAGTTACGCTATCTACTTTTCGTAAGTAACTACCAGCTCGTTGTCGACAATGTGCTTTGCAACTTCATAATCTGGATTTAAAGTTGCAAGATTGTGGGCAGCCATGCCTATTGCAGAAGCAGCTCCAAGCAATCCGGTTATTCCGCCAAATAAGGTCCCCCCTGCAGCTGCAACTCTGCCGTAGGTGTATATACGGCAGGAGCAGCCTTCTCCTTCAATTTGCTCCTCAATAATCTCGACAGCCTTTGTCATTCTACCGCTAAGGTCGTTAATAACAAAAGATTCATGTTCCTTGATTAATTCTATCGCTGTGCCTGATTTAAGGTCGTCATAAGTAATTGATTGCATGCTCACCTCTTAAACTAAAGATTTGTATAGGAAATTCAATTTATTTAAACGCAGCACAATGCTTGCACCATGTAACTCCAGAGACTTCATTTCTTTTACATAAAAATTTGCAACCCCAGGAGATCTTTCGCGAAGCCCACCCCTTACTCAGTCCATATTTCTAAATTATTTTTCGATACAAACTGAACTAATAGTATCGCTCAGGCGCACCGAATAGCACCTATCAGTGTCAAAAGTCTATAAAAAATACTATCTAAAGAAGGTTTCCAGAACACAAGACCTCCTCCATTCTAAAAGAAATGAGAGGGAGTATATCGTGTCAAATTCATTGGAAAAAATAGGCTCAAAAATAAGAAAAGTTAGAACCTCAAATAACCTCAGCCAACAACGTATGGCTGAACTAGCTGGAATAAGTTATAAATATCTTGGAGAGATAGAACGTGGGCAAGTGAATCTTTCCGTTGAAATCTTGCTCAAAATTTCTAATGCCCTGCATGTTGACCCTTCTGAGATACTTGCCAAAGAAAACACCGAACAAGATAACCTTTTTCGAGCAAAATTCTTACTCTCAGAGTTGTCTGAACAAGATATTAAAAGAGCAATTGACTTGCTAGAAGTTCTCAAAAAGCACTCCTGACAAATTTAATCCATGATGATTATCAAATAATTTCAAACATATATTACTCCTGTAATACAAACCAATTTTTTATTGAAAGAGCTCCTACCGTTTATTTCGGAAAGGAGCTTTTCTTTATTACAGGAGGTAATCATGAATAACACAGATCTGTGTTCACCGAACATCACTGAACTTGCAGAGGCGATGCTCAAGGTTCAGCAGACTTTGAAACCAGCTCATAGGGATGGGCAGAACAATTTCACCAACAGTAAATATGCCAGCCTTCAATCGGTTATGCATACTTGTCGCGATGCCCTGCTAACCAACGGTATCTGGCTTACTCAACTACCAATTCAAGTAGAGAGTGGTAATCTTGGGCTAGTCAGCAAGATCGTTCATGCTAAATCAGGCCAATGGCAATCCTCTTTATTGATGATGCCGTTACCTAAAAGCGATCCACAAGGTTATGGTTCAGCTATGACTTATGCTCGTAGGTATGGACTTGCTGCTTTGGTAGGAATCGTTACCGAACATGATGACGATGCTGAAGGTTCATGTCGTCCAAAAAATGAACACAATGGCGATAATTCGAACAGACAGTTTGCCGCTCCTTCGCCGTCTACAAACCAAAAACAGCCTCAAAATCCACATCCGACTCAGATCAGTCTACCGCGACTTGAAGGTGTTCAGTACAGAAAAGAAAATGGACGAGACGGTAAGCCTTGTATTTTGGCAACCGGTCGCACTCATTCACAAAAGGATTTACTGCGCAAAGCAGGTTTTAACTGGGATGGAAATCGCAAACTGTGGTGGAAATTAGAAAAAGCTGCATAGCATGTAATGTATAATTAAATCTGACAACTCAGTCACATTAAGGGCGTATCTCTTCGGAGATACGTCCTTTTTTATGGCTAATATCGAGGAGAAAAGATGTCTGATACAATCAAAGAAATTGAAAAAATAGTTCCTTTCGAGTTAGATGCAGGCTTGATCTTCAGCGGCAAGACATCCGGTCGCATGGTACAAGGCTTTGAATCACCGTCATCCTTCACACCGAAAGAGGACCTCGAATATCTATTTCATGAATCCAGTCGGGACGTAGTGGTTTGGTTCATGGATTCGTCTGATCCGCTATACGTGTTTGGTCCTAGCGGTTGCGGTAAAACCAGTCTCATTAAACAGTTAGCCGCCAAGCTCAATTATCCGGTCTTTGAAATAACTGGTCATAGTCGTTTAGAATTCCCGGAAATGATCGGTCATCTGACTGTGAAAGCTGGCAACATGGAATTTCAGTACGGCCCTCTTGCACTTGCAATGAAATACGGTGGGCTGTTTTTGCTTAATGAGATTGACATCATAGATCCGGCTACAGCTGCCGGATTAAATGGCATTTTAGAAGGTGAACCGCTTTGTATTCCTGAAAACTCCGGAGAAATCATCCGTCCACATCCAATGTTCAGGTTTGCAGCCACGGCCAATTCCAACGGAGCAGCAG comes from Maridesulfovibrio ferrireducens and encodes:
- a CDS encoding IS256 family transposase, with amino-acid sequence MSDSFDFDEAVKALQAGHDLHGKDGVLTPLIKHLTEAALKAELDLHLEKEKEPNRKNGSTPKNVKSSAGNFELNTPRDRAGSFEPQLVKKNQTKLTAELDRKILSMFALGMSYQDISAHVHEMYDLSLSKATISSVTDKLIPELKEWQQRPLNAVYPFIWLDAIHFKVKDGGRFVSKAVYTILGLSIEGKKELLGLYLSETEGAKYWLSVLTDLQNRGVKDILIACVDGLAGFPEAIATIYPDTKVQLCVIHQLRNSMKYVASKNQKAFMADLKPVYKAETKGAAERALDELEAKWGDIYPIVLKSWRKKWDNISIYFDYPEDIRRVIYTTNAVEAVHRQFRKLTKTKGAFPNENSLLKLLYAGMLNASKKWTMPIQNWNLTLSQLAIHFEGRLDEVLDI
- a CDS encoding nucleotidyltransferase family protein is translated as MINDGIAERHKKTLFKILADCPKVKQVILFGSRAMGSYTTQSDIDIALVGDELTLTDQTKILDAIEQTNIPQKVDIVLCRTISSDELLNHIEEFGVEWDVFVGVRG
- a CDS encoding inovirus-type Gp2 protein, whose amino-acid sequence is MRHKQIIRDNKFNSFNINTGKNNEYNCYGDILTVIDDRFKLMTSTCSKTLFIRFDLRFPENYLHEVSNRHVEHLYKMIMDKSRYHDYGVQYVWGREQPSKERHQHYHCIALINGNKCQNYYSFLKGVEKSWNHVLGVQNGEGLVHFCDKEQNGIIIKKPSKASTGSQRLHQERQFQETLNRCFHWASYLAKECPQNIIPHGVRRFGASQL
- the rnhA gene encoding ribonuclease HI yields the protein MNNSTKIKIYTDGSCLGNQFKGADGGYGALIHTPNESIELAQGYRTTTNNRMELRAVIAALLVIPPESDVTLYSDSKYVIDAFVQGWLNNWIKSGWRKSNRKPVENQDLWKELLENIHGHNIRWEWVRGHSGNQLNGCADILARVGASGNNKMFDDVGLTIATVVSSY
- a CDS encoding ERF family protein, with amino-acid sequence MNNTDLCSPNITELAEAMLKVQQTLKPAHRDGQNNFTNSKYASLQSVMHTCRDALLTNGIWLTQLPIQVESGNLGLVSKIVHAKSGQWQSSLLMMPLPKSDPQGYGSAMTYARRYGLAALVGIVTEHDDDAEGSCRPKNEHNGDNSNRQFAAPSPSTNQKQPQNPHPTQISLPRLEGVQYRKENGRDGKPCILATGRTHSQKDLLRKAGFNWDGNRKLWWKLEKAA
- a CDS encoding AAA family ATPase, with the translated sequence MSDTIKEIEKIVPFELDAGLIFSGKTSGRMVQGFESPSSFTPKEDLEYLFHESSRDVVVWFMDSSDPLYVFGPSGCGKTSLIKQLAAKLNYPVFEITGHSRLEFPEMIGHLTVKAGNMEFQYGPLALAMKYGGLFLLNEIDIIDPATAAGLNGILEGEPLCIPENSGEIIRPHPMFRFAATANSNGAADETGLYQGVVRQNLAFMDRFWLCEIEYPTPAAEAELLSRKVANLPENIRSKMIEYANSVRKLFMGEATGNLSDTIEVTFSTRTLIRWADLTIRFQPLARQGIQPVTYALDRALGYRSSRETRTVLHELAQRIFPIEDES
- a CDS encoding helix-turn-helix domain-containing protein; protein product: MSNSLEKIGSKIRKVRTSNNLSQQRMAELAGISYKYLGEIERGQVNLSVEILLKISNALHVDPSEILAKENTEQDNLFRAKFLLSELSEQDIKRAIDLLEVLKKHS
- a CDS encoding HI0074 family nucleotidyltransferase substrate-binding subunit; protein product: MNNQEVRWKQRFQNFSRALVELKSGCELKSYSNLERYGLIKTFEFTFELSWKTLKDLLFFEGFDYNSPRAVIRGAFEAKYISERDCEMFLEALTKRNLLVYVYEEKVALEAQESIINEYLPLLLRISDTLSKKQENPVD